In Thermococcus gorgonarius, the genomic window CAAAATTGGGGAGGGGTTAAACCAGCGGCTTCCTCCTCACCGGCCCCCTTGGGTATTCTTCCTCGAATATCTCTGCGGTAAAGCGGTAGACCTTCGTGTCCTCATCGAGCCAGCAGTCTGGCGGCAAGCCGGCTTTCCAGCAGGTCTGCGCCAAAAACTCCTCCTCGTCCCAGCCCCACTCTATCGGAACCTGCGGGAGCAGTAAGCCCGAGTAGATGCCCTTCTCGATGAGCAACCCATCCCTGCCGACCTTTATCTTCTTTGGCCTCTCCTCGGGCGGGCCTTCAACGGGTTCTGGCGGTGTGAGGACGCTTACCTCAACGACAAGGTCATCAAGCTCGCTCTCCCTCACCGGCGGGAAGCGCGGGTCGTCAACGGCGGCATAGATGGCCGCCTTTATCGTCGCCTCAACCAACGGGTAAATCGGGAGCGGGAAGCCTATGCAGCCACGAAGGGCGGCCTGAGGCGGAACGTTATGCCTGTTGAGGGTGACGAAGACGCCCATCTTCTCCCACAGCTCGGGCGGTGTGTCCTTGGGAGGTTGTATAACCTTCCCGTGTCTCACGTACTCCTCGACGGCCTTCCTCGCGAGCCTGACGAGGAACTCACCCCATTCATCCTTTATCCTGTACACCAGTACCACCTGGGGGAAGTAGGTTTGCCATGCTTATTAGGTTAACCTGCCGCAAGGTTTAAAATGTGCCGAAAGTAGTTAAGTCGGGTGTCGAAATTGGTCATCGTTGAGTTCGCGATTGTTCCTTTGGGCGAGAGGAGTCTGAGCCGGTACGTTGCAGAAGTAGTAAAGCTTTTAGAGAGGAAGGGTGTTAAATATCAACTGACACCCATGTCAACGATAATTGAGGTTCCAACGGTTGGGGATGCATTCGAGATAATAAAAGAGGCGCACGAGCTGATGTTTACGCTGGGAGCACAGAGGGTATCAACAACTATACGGATTGACGACAGGCGGGACAGACCAGTCCGGATGGAGGACAAAGTTAGGTCGGTAATGGAGAAGGTTCACGGGGGGTAGTGATGAAGGTTCTTGTGCTGGCCATCGATAGGGATGATGACTTCGGTAAGAAGGCCGGTGTTAAGGGACCGGTTATTGGAAAGGGTAAATGTATAGACGCCGCCCTAAAGCTGAGCCTTGCTGACCCCGAAGACAGCGATGCGAACGTTGTCTATGCCGCCGTCAAGCTCTACGATGAGCTCAAGAAGAGCGGTGAGTTCGAAGACGTTGAGGTTGCCCTGATAACTGGTCATCCAGAAGTTGGGGTTAAAAGTGATCTAGAGCTTGCCAGGCAGCTTGACGAGGTTTTGAAAAAGTTTCCGGCCGATGGTGTCATACCCGTGACCGACGGAGCCGAGGACGAGCAGGTGTTCCCGATTTTATCCTCCCGGTTACCCATTGTGAGCTCCAAGAGGGTGGTTGTCAAACAGAACGAGACGATTGAGACTACCTATTACGTTATCTACCGCTACATCAAGGAGATTCTAAGCGACCCCGAGGCTTCAAAGGTCTTCCTTGGAATTCCCGGCCTGATCTTCCTCCTCTACGGTGTGGGGAAGCTCCTTTCTGTCAGCTATCCCCAGAGCATGAACATAATATCAAACATCGTTGCTGGCGTCATCCTCCTCTTCATAGGAGGCTACGCCTTTACCAAGGGCTTTAGGATTCAGATCTTCAGGGCCCTAGTCAATGAGTTTATTCAGGTAATCTTTGGTGTTTCAGGCCTCTTAATAATCATAGCCGGAATGATAAACGCCTACGTGAATATAGACTCCTACGCAATCGAGTTGCTCGGCAAAGTTCCCGAACCGGGCCTCATAAAGCTGATCCTGTACATCCACTCGATCAATACCACCATCATCATTGGCATAGCCGTTGTCCTTGTTGGCCGTATTGTTCAGGCCTACTTGAAAAAAGACCCCCACATATGGTACAACATTGCCGGGCTGCTGATATTGCCAACGTTCTGGATAATAGTGGACGTTACGAGCCGCTACGCTCTCTCCGTGATAAACTTCCACTCCCTCGCAACTGTCATTGAGATCTCGGCGGCGTTTGTGGACGTTATCTTCAGCGTGATGATCTCAACGTTTATTAGGAGGTATTCTATCCGCTGGGCGAATGGTGATGAGATTGAAACTGGAGCAGGCGATCAAGAGGTACGAATTGCTCAGGAAGCAACGTGAAGCCGAGCTTGAGAGGTTGAGAAGTGAATACCTTGACCGGGTGCGTGAAATAATCGGTGAGATCCTACGCATCCTGGATGGGCTTGAGAAAAAAGAGCCGCCAAAGGACGTTGACTCCCACCTGCTCAGGGTGGCCCTCAGGGAGAGGGACGCCTACGTATCAACCCTTAGGCGGATCCTTGGCGGCATTACAGCTATGGACGAGCTTGAACGAAAGCTGGGGGAGATCTCCAAACTCCATGTTGGGCACGGGAGATACCTGATAGTCCTCTTCAAGAAGGACGTCTACCGCGTTAACGGTCTCTTAAAGGAGCTCGGGGAAATCTATGGAGAATACTCCCTGAAAATCCGGGAGAAAGGGCTTCCGGATCTTGACGTTGCCAGGCTCATCGCGGAAATGGAGGAGGTCAGGAAGGAGATCTCCAGTATGGAACAGAGACTCGACGAGCTCTCTCGGTTGAGGGAAGAGCTTGAGGGTGGGAGATCCTCTGAATCTCCAGAACTGGAAGGGCTAGTTGGGGAAAAGAACGCCCTTGAGGTGAGGCTGAGAACCCTCCAGACCGAGGTACGATCAAAGGCCTCAAAGCTTCAGAAACCCCTGAAAAGGATGCGCATTCCGGAAGCTGCCCCATTCATCAAGGACACCTCCCACGTCCTCCAGAAGCCGGAGGAGTTCCTGGAACTGGTCAGAAGGGTTTATCTCTCTCTTGATAAGAAGGCGAAGAAAGCCGCGGACTGGCTGCTCCAGAACCTTCTCAGCAAGGTTCAAGAGATAACGGAAATCGAAAAACAGATCGGCCTCATTACCTCCCAGGTCGAATCGGCTAGGGGATCTATGAAAGCCAGTGAGGAATCACTCAAGACGACTGAGGAGGAGATTAAAAGGATTGAGTATGAGCTCCGGAAACTCCGCAACCGCCTTTCCTCGATCGAGGATGAACTGGAAAGGGAAGTTCTGGTTCTTGAGAGGATCTTAGGTGAGAAAATCGAGCGGTAGGCTTATAAGTTAGGCCTCCCTAATTCTTTTGGGTGGTGAGCATGTTTAAGGTTGATAGACTGCGCTTCGGAACGGCCGGGATCCCGCTCTCAACGCCGAAGCGCTCAACCATAGACGGTATAATCCACGTTAGAAACCTCGGTTTAGATGCCATGGAGCTCGAGTTCGTCCGCGGAGTCAACCTCAGTCCGGAATTGGCTAAGAAGATAAAGTACGTTGCCAAGAAGCACGATGTCCTTCTAACCGCTCACGCCCCCTACTACATCAACCTCAACGCGAGCGAGAAGGCAAAGGTCGAGGCCAGCAAGAGGAGGATTATCCAGAGTGCCGAAAGACTTCATCAAGCCGGTGGTTGGAGCGTTGTCTTCCACGCTGGCTACTACCTCAAACAACCCCCCGAGAGCGTCTACCAGAGGATCTTAGAGGCCCTGAAGGACGTTCAGAAAGAGCTCATGGACAAAGGCATTAAGGTCTGGATAAGGCCCGAGCTGACGGGAAAGCCGACCCAGTTCGGCGACCTGAAGGAGATTGTCAAGCTGAGCGAGGAGCTTGAGATGGTTCTCCCGACGATAGACTTCGCACATGCACACGCGAGGAACAGGGGGGAGTGCAACTCGACCGAAGAATGGCGCGAGATGCTGGCCTTCATTGAGGAGAGGCTCGGCAGGGAAGCCCTCGACAATATGCACATACACATGTCGGGCATAGAGTACACCGACAAGGGCGAGAGGAGACACCTCAACCTCCAGGAGAGCGACATGAAGTGGGAAGACC contains:
- a CDS encoding V-type ATP synthase subunit I domain-containing protein — protein: MVMRLKLEQAIKRYELLRKQREAELERLRSEYLDRVREIIGEILRILDGLEKKEPPKDVDSHLLRVALRERDAYVSTLRRILGGITAMDELERKLGEISKLHVGHGRYLIVLFKKDVYRVNGLLKELGEIYGEYSLKIREKGLPDLDVARLIAEMEEVRKEISSMEQRLDELSRLREELEGGRSSESPELEGLVGEKNALEVRLRTLQTEVRSKASKLQKPLKRMRIPEAAPFIKDTSHVLQKPEEFLELVRRVYLSLDKKAKKAADWLLQNLLSKVQEITEIEKQIGLITSQVESARGSMKASEESLKTTEEEIKRIEYELRKLRNRLSSIEDELEREVLVLERILGEKIER
- a CDS encoding DUF373 family protein, whose amino-acid sequence is MKVLVLAIDRDDDFGKKAGVKGPVIGKGKCIDAALKLSLADPEDSDANVVYAAVKLYDELKKSGEFEDVEVALITGHPEVGVKSDLELARQLDEVLKKFPADGVIPVTDGAEDEQVFPILSSRLPIVSSKRVVVKQNETIETTYYVIYRYIKEILSDPEASKVFLGIPGLIFLLYGVGKLLSVSYPQSMNIISNIVAGVILLFIGGYAFTKGFRIQIFRALVNEFIQVIFGVSGLLIIIAGMINAYVNIDSYAIELLGKVPEPGLIKLILYIHSINTTIIIGIAVVLVGRIVQAYLKKDPHIWYNIAGLLILPTFWIIVDVTSRYALSVINFHSLATVIEISAAFVDVIFSVMISTFIRRYSIRWANGDEIETGAGDQEVRIAQEAT
- a CDS encoding TIGR00296 family protein, with protein sequence MYRIKDEWGEFLVRLARKAVEEYVRHGKVIQPPKDTPPELWEKMGVFVTLNRHNVPPQAALRGCIGFPLPIYPLVEATIKAAIYAAVDDPRFPPVRESELDDLVVEVSVLTPPEPVEGPPEERPKKIKVGRDGLLIEKGIYSGLLLPQVPIEWGWDEEEFLAQTCWKAGLPPDCWLDEDTKVYRFTAEIFEEEYPRGPVRRKPLV
- a CDS encoding MTH1187 family thiamine-binding protein; translated protein: MVIVEFAIVPLGERSLSRYVAEVVKLLERKGVKYQLTPMSTIIEVPTVGDAFEIIKEAHELMFTLGAQRVSTTIRIDDRRDRPVRMEDKVRSVMEKVHGG
- a CDS encoding deoxyribonuclease IV; protein product: MFKVDRLRFGTAGIPLSTPKRSTIDGIIHVRNLGLDAMELEFVRGVNLSPELAKKIKYVAKKHDVLLTAHAPYYINLNASEKAKVEASKRRIIQSAERLHQAGGWSVVFHAGYYLKQPPESVYQRILEALKDVQKELMDKGIKVWIRPELTGKPTQFGDLKEIVKLSEELEMVLPTIDFAHAHARNRGECNSTEEWREMLAFIEERLGREALDNMHIHMSGIEYTDKGERRHLNLQESDMKWEDLLRVLKEFKVKGVVISESPNIEGDALLMKKKYEEIEA